DNA from Acidimicrobiales bacterium:
GCAGATGCTGCTCGACGACCGCGACGCAGAGGTGGCGCGCCATCGCGCCTTCACCGACGAGCTGTTCTTCCTGCGCAAGCACGTCGAAGAACTCGAGGCGATCGTCGAGCACAAGGACCGCCCCTACGCCATCGCCCGCAAGGCGCCGGGCGTACAGAAGATCGTCGGCGTGGCGCGCCGGGCCCGCGGGCAGTCGCGCCAGTAACCGGGCGCGCCGCGCTTAGCGCGGCTCGCCGACGTTGTCGCCGGGCGACGGCGACTCTGCTTTTTCGGCGGTGACGAGGGCGATGTACTCGGCCAGCGTTCGCACGCGCTCTTCGAGGCGCGACAACTCCCAGGAGAAGTGCACGACGACGAGTAGCAGGACGAGGATCGCCAGCATGAACAGCAGCGCCGGCGCATAGTCGACCCCGACCGCCGACGCCGTCCGATCCAGCAGGCCGGGCACCACGGCGAGCACGAGCGCTCCCAGACCGAGGCCCAGCCAGATGAAGCTGTACTTGGCGCGCATCTGCCGGCGCCGCACGAGGCGGAGCACGAAGCCGACGAGCCCGATGGCGAGCAGCAGCACGAAGATGTGGGCCCGTCCGCTCATCCGCGCGTTCCCGTGGGTTGGCGGCGGCTGCGTGACGCGGACACCACGAGGACGATCATGAGTCGCACGTAGTGGTAAATCAAGCGGAAGCGCCGGTTCGACGGCGCGCCGCCCGTTCGTTGATGCATCGCCGTCGGCACCTCGCCGACGCGGAAGTTGGCGTAGCACGCCAGGAGTAGCGATTCGACCGACTCCATGTAGTCGAGTGGGTAGCTGCGGGCGAAGAATTCGATGACGGGTCGCGAGAACGCCCGGAAGCCGGACGACGTGTCGCTGAAGCGCTGACCGGCGAGGATGTAGAGCAGCAACCGCAGCATCCCCATGGCGCCCCGGCGCGTACGCCCGGCGTCGTATTCACCCGCACCGGCGAAGCGGCTGCCGATCACCATGTCGAAGCCGGAGTCCAGTGCGTCGAGCAGGTGGCCGATCTCGCGCGCATCGTGCTGGCCGTCGCCGTCGAACTGGATGCAGCGTTCGTAGCCGTGTGCCCGGGCGTAGGCGAACCCGGTGCGCAGCGCGCCGCCGATGCCCAAGTTGAACGGCAGCGTCGCGACGGTCGCGCCGTGGGCGTAGGCAACCTCGGCGGTGGCGTCGGTGGCGCCGTCCACTACGACCAGCACGTCGAGGGTGGGCGCGAACTGCTTGAGGTCGGCGATGACACCCGGCAGTGACTCCTCCTCGTTGTACGCGGGGATGATCACGAGCGTGTTCGAACGCGGCGCCAAGTTGGCGCGCCGGATGCTGGGCGTCGCCGTCACGGCCCCGAAGTCGTCGTCGTCGTTGCCGGCGGAGCCGTCGTCGGCGGCGTCGTCGTGGTGACGTGCGTGGTCGTCGTCGCCGGTGCCGCGGTCGTCGTCGTGTGGCGGATGGTGGTCGTGGTGCGCCCCGTCTTCGACGTCGTCGTCGTCTCGTTGACGAAGTCGACGGTCGTGGAGGTGGTCGTCGTCGATCCCTGTTTCGTCCGGTCGCACAGGCAGTTGGCGCCCACGAAGATGTCGATCTGTTTGCCGGTATGGATGTCGACCACGGTGAAGCTGTCGACGGTGCGCCCGCTGGTGACGGCGACGAGCTTCTTGGGGTCGAAGCCGTCCCACTTCGTGCCGCGGTACTTCGGCGACGACGCCGGCACCGGGGGCGTCAGCGGGCTGAAGGCGGCGCAGCGCACGCGCGGGATGCCCTGCGCGTCGACCATCACCGCGGTGCCGTGCTGGAGGACGGCCTGGAACGCCGGCGATCGGTTGCCCGAGAACGCATGGTCGGTGACCCGCGTGTCGTTACGCAGGATGACCGAGGTCAACTCGCCGACGTAGGTGGTGATGTCCTCGGCCGCAAGTTTCGAGCCGCCGCTCCACGTGAGGTCGCTGTCG
Protein-coding regions in this window:
- a CDS encoding glycosyltransferase family 2 protein, yielding MTATPSIRRANLAPRSNTLVIIPAYNEEESLPGVIADLKQFAPTLDVLVVVDGATDATAEVAYAHGATVATLPFNLGIGGALRTGFAYARAHGYERCIQFDGDGQHDAREIGHLLDALDSGFDMVIGSRFAGAGEYDAGRTRRGAMGMLRLLLYILAGQRFSDTSSGFRAFSRPVIEFFARSYPLDYMESVESLLLACYANFRVGEVPTAMHQRTGGAPSNRRFRLIYHYVRLMIVLVVSASRSRRQPTGTRG
- a CDS encoding DUF2304 domain-containing protein; protein product: MSGRAHIFVLLLAIGLVGFVLRLVRRRQMRAKYSFIWLGLGLGALVLAVVPGLLDRTASAVGVDYAPALLFMLAILVLLLVVVHFSWELSRLEERVRTLAEYIALVTAEKAESPSPGDNVGEPR
- a CDS encoding DUF6777 domain-containing protein; its protein translation is MPVLVLLSAAACSGGSGGASQGDRLHPKGGDVFLEALTESGPNTFTHSVALAPVPAIGVAGTTGGSSTQGLRSIAGTTAGLYGGSGSQQACDPNAAVASLLDHDATAQAWVDALNTDSDLTWSGGSKLAAEDITTYVGELTSVILRNDTRVTDHAFSGNRSPAFQAVLQHGTAVMVDAQGIPRVRCAAFSPLTPPVPASSPKYRGTKWDGFDPKKLVAVTSGRTVDSFTVVDIHTGKQIDIFVGANCLCDRTKQGSTTTTSTTVDFVNETTTTSKTGRTTTTIRHTTTTAAPATTTTHVTTTTPPTTAPPATTTTTSGP